The genome window ATGTTCGCGGCAAAGGAGGCCTTTTCAAAGGCTTTGGGCACGGGCTTTTTAGGAATGAGCCTTGACTCTGTGTCGGTTGAGCATAACGAGCGCGGCGCGCCGTATCTCGTGCTTTCCGGCAAGGCCGCCGAAGCGGCAAAGATGCTTGGAGCAAAATTTTTTTTAAGCATAACTCATACCGATACTACGGCCGGGGCCGTAGTAATTGCAGAAAAGAAAGACTGATGGTCAAAGGGAGGCGTTTATATGTATATTGTAAGTCGGACGCAAATGAGAAAGATCGAGGGCGACGTGATACTCGGCGGCAGACTGTCCGGGTTCGATCTTATGCAGAACGCTGCCACGGGAGTTTTAAATCAAATAATGGAGCATTTTAACTCGGATGTGCGCACAAAGCAGATAGCGGTCTTTTGCGGCAGCGGCAACAATGCGGGAGACGGATACGTTATCGCCCATATGCTTTGGGAACGCGGCGCAAAAATAACCGTAGTAAGCGTGTCCGATCCTGCGCGTCTTTCGGGCGATGCAAAGCGCGCATATGAGCTTTACTGCCTTACCGGAATGGGGACCTACACCGTTTCCGAAATGAAGGGGAAGCTGCCCAAAAACTGCGTATGCATCGTTGACGCGATATTCGGCACGGGACTTAATAAGCCGCTTACGGGAGATCATCTTGCGGCTGTTGAATTGATAAACTCCTCGGACGCATACACTGTGGCCGTTGATCTGCCAAGCGGCATAAACGCAGATACGGGACAGATAATGGGCGGCTGCGTGCGCGCCGACCTTACCGTTACGTTCGCTTTTAAAAAGGTCTGCCACGTTACGTATCCTTGCATTGACAATATGGGAAAGCTTGTGATATGCGATATAGGCATAAAGCGCTCCGACGTTGACGCCGCTTCGATGAAAATATACGAAACGGACGATAATCTGATAGATAAGATCATTCGCCCGCGAAGTAAAAATACAAATAAGGGCGATTACGGCAGGCTTTTGGTCATCTCAGGCTCAAAAGGCATGACAGGTGCGGCGATACTTGCTTTGCGCGCTTCTTTAAGAAGCGGCGTGGGACTTGTCACTGCGGCTATACCGGAATCGGTATATCCCATCGCGGCCTCGAATATAATTGAAGCGATAGCAATGCCTATGACTGAAAATGCAGACGGTCATATTTCAAAAAACAACACAGACAGACTCGTTGAAAAATTTAAAACGCAGTCTGCCGTGCTTATAGGATGCGGAATGGGCAACTGTGAGGACACGCGCGAGCTTGTAAGGATCGCTGTAAGAAATTCGGGAAAACCCGTAATTATCGATGCCGACGGCCTAAATGCGCTTGCCGATGAGATATCCATACTTCAGAACAAATCATCTGACGTTATCCTCACGCCTCATCCGAAGGAGTTTGCCCGCCTTTCGGGCATGACGGTCGAACAGGTGGAGGCCGACAGAGCCGGAAATGCTCTTAGGTTTGCGGTTGAACATAACGTCACAGTCGTATTAAAAGGTGCAAGAAGCGTGACGGCTTCGCCCGACGGAATGATATATATAAATTCAACGGGCAACCCCGGTATGGCGACTGCGGGAAGCGGCGACGTTCTTGCGGGAATTATCGCGTCGTTCTGCGCGCAGGGGATAAGGCCGCTCGCAGCGGCGGTTGCGGGCGTGTTTATCCACGGACGCGCCGGCGATATCGCGTCGTCGTTTTTGGGCGAGTATGCGCTGACGGCTTCCGATATTATAAACAATCTGCCGAGAGCGCTTATAAGGTATGACAAATAAACGTTCTTGCGATCGATAATTTAAGTTTTAGAAGGTACATTTTTTTATGAAGCATAAAAATTCATTTTTAAAGCGCGTCTGGGCGGATGTAAGTCTTGACGATATTAAGCATAATTACGGCGTTATACGAAAAATAACGTCGCCTAAGACGAAGATAATGGCGATAGTCAAGGCTGACGGATACGGACACGGCGCGGTACAGACCTCGCGCGTGCTTTCGGACATGGGGGCCGATATGTTCGGCGTATCAAATCTTGACGAGGCGCGCCAGCTTCGCCACGGCGGAATTACTGCGCCGATACTTATTTTGGGCTATACGCCTTACGAATGTGCCGCGGAGCTTATCGAATATGACATAATGCAGACGGTCTATACATATGATGCGGCAAAGAAGTTTTCAGACGCTGCCGAATGGCTGGGGAAGAAGCTTACGGTACACCTGAAGATAGATACTGGCATGAGCAGGCTCGGAATGATGTATCAGAACAAATCGAGAGATGCCGGCGCGATAGACGAGGCCGAAAAGATATACTCACTGCCGGGGCTTTTGTTCAACGGGATATTTACGCATTTTTCCGGAGCCGATTACGACCCTGCGTTCACGCGCCGTCAGTTCGAGCTGTTCATGTATTTCTGCGACACACTTGAGAGCCGAGGCATAAACGTGGGGCTTCGCCACTGCTGCAACAGCGCGGGAGTTTTGAGCTATCCCGATATGCACCTCGATATCGTGCGTCCTGGAATAATCCTTTACGGCCTTCCGCCCGACAATAAGCTCGAGTCGATAGAAGAGTACGGCTTTCGTCCGGCTATGGAGCTTAAAACGGCGATATCGTATATAAAGTATATTGAAGAAAACACGCCCGTAAGCTACGGACGCATATATACCGCGCCTAAAAAAGTGCGCCTTGCTACTCTGCCCATAGGCTATGCCGACGGATTTTCACGAATATTTTCAAACGGAGCCGACGTGCTTATAAACGGACGAGCGGCAAGCGTTGTAGGGCGCGTATGCATGGATCAATGTATGGTAGATGTTTCGAATATCGAAGACGTGAGCACATCGAGCATAGTAACGATATTCGGTCACGACGGCGAACATTTCATTTCCGCCTGCAAGATAGCGGAATACCTCGGCACGATAGGATACGAGGTGATATGCCAGATAGGGAAGCGAGTTCCGCGCGTATATATCTTAAACGGCCGCGAAGCCGGATATTTGAATTACATAGAGGGCGGGATCAACTGACATTTCCATACAAGAGCTTATGGGGCACAGCGATCTACGACTTACGATGACGATTTATGCCGAGGCTCAAGACGATACGAAGCAAAAAACACTTGAAAAATACAATGATTTTGTTAAAGCAGAAGCCATTTGATTTACGACGATTTTTACGACATATTTACGACAAAACACCGTAAAGATAGAAAAAGATATATAAAGACATGTGTGAGCGGAATTAACTGACATTGACGCGCGTATAGATATTATGTATACTTGATCTCGAAGGCACATATATTACGGTGCCGTAATATAATATATCGGAGGCGCTCCCTGATGGATGAAAAAGTAAGGATTTATCTGGGTTTATCCAAGAAAACAGCGTCGGCTGCAAAAGAACTCGCTTTTGAGCTGGGGCTTACAACGGAGGAAGTTATGGAGCTTCTTATAGAGCGCTCGCTCTTCGAAAAAAAATTATCCGCAAATGAGAAAAACATGATTAAAGGGTATATATATATGGGTACAATAAATACACAGATGGCAGACGAGGCCATCGCCTTCGACAATGAAGCGTTGAGCGCATCGGAGGAGTATTTATCCGGAGTGTGAATATTGTGATAGTCAGAAGAGGAGAAATATATTACGCGGACCTAAGTCCCGTTGTAGGAAGTGAACAGGGCGGCGTAAGACCTGTCGTCATCGTGCAGAACAATATCGGCAATAAATACAGTCCTACTGTCATTGCCGCGGCAATAACTTCACAGATAAACAAAGCAAAGCTGCCCACTCATATAGAGATATCAAAGGAAGAGTTCGGGCTTCAAAAGGATTCTGTCATATTGCTTGAACAGATAAGGACAATAGACAAACGCAGGCTCAAGGAAAGGATAGGTAAGCTGGACTTGGAGCTTATGAAGAAAATAAATACGGCGATAAGTATAAGCTTCGGTTTAAACGACGAGCCGTAGTATAAATGTCAGGAGGTATAAGCCCATGAAAAAAAGAAAAAGAATAGCCGCACTTGTCATCGCAGCCGTGATCTTTGCATCGCTGGCAGCCGGATACATAGTTCTGGCCGACGCCGGAAGCAGCGATGACCCGCTTGTGAGCCTAAGCTATCTTACAGGCGTATTTAAGCAGGATGTGCTGTCCGACGTAGATAAACGCATTGACGCAAAAGTGGCAGATGCCGTTGCTGCATCGGGATCGTCTCAAGGCGCTTCTGCCTCCGACGCATACAAAGCAATAAAGGTTTCGCGCGGACAGACGATCTTGGGAGGTGAGGGATCACAGGTGATCTTAAGAAGCGGCACCGCCGTCTCCGTATGTCCCGGAGAAAACGGTCTCGCAGATACAACGGGAGGAATAGACCTGCCCGGCAATATAAGCATTTCTCCCAATCATGTTTACATAATCCCAAGAGAGGACGGACGCGGCATAAGAATGACTTCGGACGGATATATAATGATAAAGGGCAGTTATAAAGTCGTAAACTGACGCATTTGCGAATAAGTGTATCAAAAGTCTCATAAGTATTTATGAGGCTTTTATTTTTTTTGCGGAAGGACGATGTTTATGTATATAAAAAAGTATCTGCAGCTTTTGGGAGAGAAAACGGGAACGGTGAAATATGAAGCCGACAACAAAGGCACGAATATTCATATAAGAATTACATCGGAAGTGGAAAATGTTCTGAGGGCTTATCTTACAAAAATCGGCGGAGCACATGAATATGCGGGCGTTCTGTCAGAAAACGGGGAGCTTATCTATGAAACAAAGTTGGTTTTTGACGGGATATGCATAACCGAGAAAAATAACGGACAAGAGCGGATATGCGCATCGGCATTTTTAAATGATGCGTATGAACAGAATTATGTCGTAAATCAATTTGCCAAAAGAACGCAGGAAAGTCGTGATGAGTTATTAAGTGATAATGAAGAGGCCGACATATCTGCCCAAAAGGCGGCAAAAAGCTACAGCGACAGCAGCTCAATAACTTTTCATATAGCGTCAGAAGAAAACGGCGACGCGGCGGTGAACACCTCAAAAAAGCCGCTGCCTTCGTCTGAAGCGAAAGACAATGACGAGGATGCAGACTTTATAAAGGCGCTTGGCGCGCTTGCGCTGCTTATTCTGTATCTTGGAGAGCAGGAAGATGTTTCTTGTCAGGATCTTACTCCTAATATATGAATAAAACGTGCAGCAGCGAACGAGTATGAGGACAGGCGCCTAAGATTTACATCGCTGCTGTGCGCGCAGACACGTATAGTATCAAATTTCGAAACGCCTGTGATATGGGCTATAACAAGGCTGTGATAAAACCGGCCGTATTCATCGCCCAGCTGAACTATATCGCCTGTCATCGCCCGATGCGCCTCAGTCGTGATTGCGAAGGGGCCCGGTCCGTTGTTTGTCGTTATAAAATTATAAAAATATTCTACTCCGCTCCAGGAAGCCGTGCGGTCGTCTGATGATATATAATACCAGCCGTATACGGGAGTAAAATTCATTGTTTTGCATCCGGCATATACGCTTTGTGATGCAAAATTAGTGCAGTCGCCGCCGAGATCGTCAAATGCAAAGTATC of Clostridia bacterium contains these proteins:
- the acpS gene encoding holo-ACP synthase is translated as MIIGVGIDLVEIARIERLIADPRFLSKVYSETERDYIKSQGKAAAQSAAGMFAAKEAFSKALGTGFLGMSLDSVSVEHNERGAPYLVLSGKAAEAAKMLGAKFFLSITHTDTTAGAVVIAEKKD
- a CDS encoding NAD(P)H-hydrate dehydratase; amino-acid sequence: MYIVSRTQMRKIEGDVILGGRLSGFDLMQNAATGVLNQIMEHFNSDVRTKQIAVFCGSGNNAGDGYVIAHMLWERGAKITVVSVSDPARLSGDAKRAYELYCLTGMGTYTVSEMKGKLPKNCVCIVDAIFGTGLNKPLTGDHLAAVELINSSDAYTVAVDLPSGINADTGQIMGGCVRADLTVTFAFKKVCHVTYPCIDNMGKLVICDIGIKRSDVDAASMKIYETDDNLIDKIIRPRSKNTNKGDYGRLLVISGSKGMTGAAILALRASLRSGVGLVTAAIPESVYPIAASNIIEAIAMPMTENADGHISKNNTDRLVEKFKTQSAVLIGCGMGNCEDTRELVRIAVRNSGKPVIIDADGLNALADEISILQNKSSDVILTPHPKEFARLSGMTVEQVEADRAGNALRFAVEHNVTVVLKGARSVTASPDGMIYINSTGNPGMATAGSGDVLAGIIASFCAQGIRPLAAAVAGVFIHGRAGDIASSFLGEYALTASDIINNLPRALIRYDK
- the alr gene encoding alanine racemase, translated to MKHKNSFLKRVWADVSLDDIKHNYGVIRKITSPKTKIMAIVKADGYGHGAVQTSRVLSDMGADMFGVSNLDEARQLRHGGITAPILILGYTPYECAAELIEYDIMQTVYTYDAAKKFSDAAEWLGKKLTVHLKIDTGMSRLGMMYQNKSRDAGAIDEAEKIYSLPGLLFNGIFTHFSGADYDPAFTRRQFELFMYFCDTLESRGINVGLRHCCNSAGVLSYPDMHLDIVRPGIILYGLPPDNKLESIEEYGFRPAMELKTAISYIKYIEENTPVSYGRIYTAPKKVRLATLPIGYADGFSRIFSNGADVLINGRAASVVGRVCMDQCMVDVSNIEDVSTSSIVTIFGHDGEHFISACKIAEYLGTIGYEVICQIGKRVPRVYILNGREAGYLNYIEGGIN
- a CDS encoding type II toxin-antitoxin system PemK/MazF family toxin, which codes for MIVRRGEIYYADLSPVVGSEQGGVRPVVIVQNNIGNKYSPTVIAAAITSQINKAKLPTHIEISKEEFGLQKDSVILLEQIRTIDKRRLKERIGKLDLELMKKINTAISISFGLNDEP
- a CDS encoding amidase domain-containing protein; this translates as MSTDKTFSVKQTCRQCGRSVFTFYHLRAYDTTEVASLKVTEYDRAAAAEYAMTWAYLRNPRYFAFDDLGGDCTNFASQSVYAGCKTMNFTPVYGWYYISSDDRTASWSGVEYFYNFITTNNGPGPFAITTEAHRAMTGDIVQLGDEYGRFYHSLVIAHITGVSKFDTIRVCAHSSDVNLRRLSSYSFAAARFIHILGVRS